The Flavobacteriales bacterium genome segment CATTCACTATCTGATCGGCCTCCAGACCTTCTAGTTGTTGGATGATTCCCGAGGGCCACTCTATGCGGATGGATTCGACCGTAGTAGCATCCCCTAATCCGAAATGAACGATCAGGCTGTTCTGACCGCAGTACCCCGTCTGGGCGGATACTTCGCGCAACTGCGTGACATTCTCCCCTCCGAGAACTGCATAGCAATAGACCTTCGCTCCAATGGCCGATCGATTGGACTGTACCCCTTCCAGACGCATTTCTAACCAGTGATTTGAATTACCCAGATTCTTGTAGAGGTAATTGGACTGGGTCTCGTCTTGCCAATTCGCAACTATCAGATCCTGGAATCCATCGTTGTTATAGTCTCCCCATGCACATCCATAGGATGAACCGCTGTCTATGGCCATGGGTTCCGACATCACTTGCTGGAAATCTCCATTACCTAAGTTCTCATATAGGAAGTTGTTCAGGTCGGTCTGACAGAATCCGTTGGTCACGAATAGGTCAAGATCGCCATCGTTATCATAGTCCGCGAAATTGCTGGAGAATGAGCATCCTCCACCGCCTTCCCATGGCCCCTCTACAGAGCTGAATTCACCCTCACCGTCATTCAAGAAAAGCTGATTGTCCTGGTCATAATTGGCCAAGAAGACATCCTGATCCCCGTCATTGTCTACATCCGCCCATGAGCTGCTCATCGTGGTCAATGCATCGAGTACGAGTCCATTTCCAAGCACTTTGACGAACTCGAAATCTCCATCATTCCTATACAGGTCGTTGACCTGACCATTCTCATTAGTGACGTAGATATCCATATCGCCATCCATGTCGTAATCGGTCCACGTCACATTGCGGGAGTAATCCAGATCCGAAGTGGGAACGATATCATCCAATTTCTCAAAATAGCCGGTACCCGTATTTCTGAAGAGTTGGTTTCTCCGATTTCCTGCGCTGTTGGTCACATAAAGGTCGAGCAGACCATCGTTATCAGCATCGCCCCATGATGCGGTCTCAGAATAGGTATTGGAGGTGCTCACCAGACCGGTATCGATCTCTATGAAGGCTCCAGTGCCATCGTTCTGATAGAGGAGATTCGGCACATTGTACCAGTTGACCGTGAAGATGTCTATCCAGCCATCATTGTCATAGTCTGCACAGCTGCTTCCGTCCGAGGGGCTATTGTCATTGGTCACCGGTCCATCCAGCAATTGGAATTCATCTCCATCCAGGTTGAGATAGAGCATGTTATCCTCTCCTCCTGAGGTGCCGTTGGTGATGAGAATGTCCTCCAGACCGTCATTATCCACATCCAGGAAGTTGCAGCTCCTTGAGCCAGATGGTGTTTCGACCAATGGACCGATCT includes the following:
- a CDS encoding CRTAC1 family protein produces the protein MIRLLSLILLVHLIACSGSGQEALFQKIEIGPLVETPSGSRSCNFLDVDNDGLEDILITNGTSGGEDNMLYLNLDGDEFQLLDGPVTNDNSPSDGSSCADYDNDGWIDIFTVNWYNVPNLLYQNDGTGAFIEIDTGLVSTSNTYSETASWGDADNDGLLDLYVTNSAGNRRNQLFRNTGTGYFEKLDDIVPTSDLDYSRNVTWTDYDMDGDMDIYVTNENGQVNDLYRNDGDFEFVKVLGNGLVLDALTTMSSSWADVDNDGDQDVFLANYDQDNQLFLNDGEGEFSSVEGPWEGGGGCSFSSNFADYDNDGDLDLFVTNGFCQTDLNNFLYENLGNGDFQQVMSEPMAIDSGSSYGCAWGDYNNDGFQDLIVANWQDETQSNYLYKNLGNSNHWLEMRLEGVQSNRSAIGAKVYCYAVLGGENVTQLREVSAQTGYCGQNSLIVHFGLGDATTVESIRIEWPSGIIQQLEGLEADQIVN